In Kosmotoga arenicorallina S304, the sequence GCAGCCCGGTATGGTGGGGATGAGTTTGCCATTATCGCCACCGGGGCTTCGAAAAACGACGCTATCCAGATAGCTCACAGAATGAATGAAAATTTAAGGGAATTGCGCTTAAAGGAAAAGGGGCAGAGAATTAAACTTTCCTGGAGCGTTGGGATTGCAAACTTCCCGGCAGACGGCGATAATGCCTCAAATGTTGTGGAAAAAGCAGATAACGCCCTTTATGCCGCAAAAAGGTCTGGAAAGAACAGAATATACGCTATTTAGAAAGCCATTTTTCTATCGCATCCAGCACTTTGGGGTCGAGACGTTTGCTTTTTTTGAGCTTTTCCATGGGATTGGTATCTTTGTTCCGGTATTTTTCTTCGAAGTAAGCCGTCACAGCACTCACAATCCTTACTCTCAAAGAAATCCCTTCACCTTTTAAGCCATCAGGAAAACCTGTTCCATCATAAGCTTCATGATGGTGTTTGATAATATCAATTGCCAGAGGTGAAATTTTTAGAGCTTTTCCTAATCTTTCACCTGCAAGGGTATGCCTTTTATCTTGCAGAACTTTCTCGTCATGCCCCACCTCAAGGAGGCCGATGTCATGCAACGCTATTCCGATTTGAATCGACCGCAATTCATCTTCATCCTTAATTCCCATATCCTGTGCAATGAAAAGCGCCAGCTCCATCATTTGTTCTATGGGCGGGCTTATAGTATGGATTTTTTTCTTTGCGAGAGAACCAATGAATTTATAAACGTTCAACATGTGCTTCTCGTGAAATTCCTTTTCGAACTCCAGGTTAGACAGAACTTTTTCATTTTCTTGCCTTAAATTCCTAATGGTTTCCTCTTTTTTCTGCGTTTCTTCGCGCAATCCCCTTACCAGTTCGTCAATCTCTTTTAAGACTTCTGAAGTAACTTCTGGAAGTTCTTTGCCTTCGATTGTTTTCCTCATCGCGTCTTCTATGCTTTCGATTTTTTTCTTCTGGTGCCGCAAAGAATTAGCTAATATCTTCGAACCCGTTAAATAGGCAATGGCAAAAGCTATATTGCTTAGAATAAAATGCCAGGGCAAAAAAGTTCCGTGATACAAAATGTAGCCTTCATCAAGCTTTTCAGCGAGCATAAAGTATATCTTCCCGCTTTCAAACAAAAGCAAGCCGGGTTGATTCACGTGATTGGCATTTGATAGCACTATATTTCCTCTTGTGTCTGTAATAAACCATTTTTTGTTGTTGGAATTGATTTTCTTAAGCAAAGTTCCTTGGGGAATTTCCACGTAATCTATCTGGTTATCCGCTTCAAGGAGCAGTTTTACCGAATCATCTTCCACAAATATTCC encodes:
- a CDS encoding HD-GYP domain-containing protein, with the translated sequence MKNSSFAVFNSVVLILFFIVTMAQFIVYAKGSTHDFAQIFERTAYLLAYSSEEIYRAEVIDGKVNNISISQLMADKPIVIGPGIFVEDDSVKLLLEADNQIDYVEIPQGTLLKKINSNNKKWFITDTRGNIVLSNANHVNQPGLLLFESGKIYFMLAEKLDEGYILYHGTFLPWHFILSNIAFAIAYLTGSKILANSLRHQKKKIESIEDAMRKTIEGKELPEVTSEVLKEIDELVRGLREETQKKEETIRNLRQENEKVLSNLEFEKEFHEKHMLNVYKFIGSLAKKKIHTISPPIEQMMELALFIAQDMGIKDEDELRSIQIGIALHDIGLLEVGHDEKVLQDKRHTLAGERLGKALKISPLAIDIIKHHHEAYDGTGFPDGLKGEGISLRVRIVSAVTAYFEEKYRNKDTNPMEKLKKSKRLDPKVLDAIEKWLSK